The following proteins come from a genomic window of Pichia kudriavzevii chromosome 1, complete sequence:
- a CDS encoding uncharacterized protein (PKUD0A09320; similar to Saccharomyces cerevisiae YNL214W (PEX17); ancestral locus Anc_2.33): protein MSTIPAIAFPEPSELPQLGVRTHPVVRYVRVFSRITLLAMAIIYIVFKYVLQPAFSTTIARRFELQNFAYTRLKLLHKRLNRNVKNPPLLRVNYKGSIAVDRVISTEDIMHAEIKESEHRIFKARIRRDTNIMLNNPKDDKQMDDEILHPSLPQINDEANYSTTRLIESVQRLRDKISELKVPEFKYSTSSAYNDGDPEMNSLLYQIKQFKSYLEVVTSEPPHKLLFRKPLSQLQIGYNSKKYHKFNYLDILNDNMDEIKHKLGTKIN from the coding sequence TGTCGTTAGATACGTGAGAGTGTTCTCAAGGATTACTCTTTTGGCAATGGCCATTATTTAcatagttttcaaatatgtACTACAGCCGGCATTTAGCACCACCATAGCACGGAGGTTTGAGTTACAGAATTTTGCCTACACCAGACTAAAACTATTGCACAAACGGTTAAACAGAAATGTTAAAAATCCACCACTTCTCAGAGTTAATTATAAAGGCAGTATTGCAGTAGACAGAGTTATTTCTACAGAGGACATCATGCATGCAGAGATCAAGGAGTCAGAGCACAGAATATTCAAGGCACGTATAAGAAGAGATACAAATATCATGTTGAATAATCCTAAAGATGATAAACAGatggatgatgaaattttgcATCCCAGTCTACCTCAAATTAACGATGAGGCTAACTATAGCACTACCAGGCTAATTGAAAGTGTGCAGAGGCTAAGGGATAAGATATCAGAGCTTAAAGTTCCTGAGTttaaatattcaacaaGTTCTGCATATAATGACGGAGACCCCGAAATGAATTCTCTACTAtatcaaatcaaacaatttaAATCATACCTGGAAGTAGTGACATCAGAACCACCCCACAAGTTGCTTTTTCGTAAACCACTTTCCCAATTGCAAATCGGTTACAATTCGAAAAAATATCATAAATTCAACTATCTGGATATATTGAATGATAATATGGATGAAATAAAACACAAACTAGGCACTAAAATAAACTAA
- a CDS encoding uncharacterized protein (PKUD0A09310; similar to Saccharomyces cerevisiae YNL213C (RRG9); ancestral locus Anc_2.34), with product MQWWNQSRRLLHTTYISFKSEGGRPTSWNLPDLDKLMNNSKSKVYSKNDWNEYFSKETITGERNNDSSKLHIKPPPKGWRKNKNLPQWLREKYALKEKAMKIDLSKVKRLSPSTANAIRMLHDQFPEELPTPKLAEFFKVSPVAIAKILKSRWTPTEKELEKLERRYQRRLLRQVTEKMLHNKFEEFIAETESKLKMEIPPFFKQELFDYYKKFGIEEVRTDFEELNKARLAREKRKDEKINEYVNTIAPSTEGND from the coding sequence ATGCAGTGGTGGAATCAAAGTAGACGTCTGTTGCATACAACCTACATATCTTTCAAGTCTGAAGGTGGAAGGCCGACTTCTTGGAATCTTCCAGATTTAGATAAGTTAATGaataattcaaaatcaaaagtttaCAGTAAGAACGATTGGAATGAATATTTTTCCAAGGAAACTATTACTGGCGAAAGGAACAACGACTCTTCAAAATTACACATAAAACCCCCTCCTAAAGGTTGGCGGAAAAACAAGAACCTTCCTCAATGGTTACGTGAGAAATATGctttgaaggaaaaggcaATGAAAATAGATTTAAGCAAAGTCAAAAGACTAAGCCCGTCAACTGCAAATGCAATCAGAATGCTTCACGATCAATTTCCAGAAGAACTACCAACTCCTAAACTGgctgaatttttcaaagtatcGCCTGTTGCAATTGcgaagatattgaaatcaagatGGACCCCAACTGAAAAAgagcttgaaaaattggagagGCGGTACCAAAGAAGATTATTGAGGCAAGTTACTGAGAAAATGTTACAcaataaatttgaagagttCATAGCAGAAACTGAATCCAAactgaaaatggaaataccacctttcttcaaacaaGAGTTGTTTGATTACTATAAGAAATTTGGTATCGAGGAAGTTCGAACTGACTTTGAAGAACTTAATAAGGCACGGCTTGCAAgggaaaaaagaaaagacgagaaaatcaatgaataCGTTAATACCATTGCGCCTAGCACAGAGGGAAATGATTAG